TTGCTGTGTTGAAGTCGTCGTCCATCGCTTCTTCAAACGTATTTATATTTTCTTTGACGAAGTCTAGTTCTTTATCGTCTAATTCTGTACTAATTGCGTGTTCTCTACGTTCTACTGCAGTATTGTATGCTGTTAAAATTCTGTCTAAGCCAGCAGCTGCTGAGTCGACGAGTTCACGGTTAAAGTTAATTGGTCCACGGTAATGCACGCTTAGCATAAAGAATCGTAAAATGTTCGGATCGAGTTCTTTTAAAATATCGTGCACAGTGATAAAGTTCCCGAGTGATTTTGACATCTTTTCGTTGTCGATATTGATGTAGCCGTTATGCATCCAGTAATTTGCGAACGTTTCGTCTGTGCAAGATTCAGATTGAGCGATTTCGTTTTCGTGGTGCGGGAACGTTAAGTCTTGTCCCCCCGCATGAATATCCATCGTCTTGCCTAAATGTTTTGTCGCCATTACCGAGCATTCGATATGCCAACCTGGACGTCCTTTACCCCACGGACTATCCCAGCTAATTTCATCTTCTTTTTCGTGTTTCCATAACGCGAAATCAAGTGGATCGTCTTTACTTTCACCTTGCTGGATACGCGCACCGACTTTTAAATCGTCGATTGACTGTTTAGATAACTGCCCGTAACCGTCGTATGAACGTGTTTTAAAGTATACGTCTCCGTCTCGCTCGTAAGCATGTCCTTTATCGATTA
Above is a genomic segment from Nosocomiicoccus massiliensis containing:
- the cysS gene encoding cysteine--tRNA ligase, with product MVHIYNTLTRQKEKFVPIEEGKVKMYVCGPTVYNYIHIGNARPAIVFDTVRRYLEYRGYDVTFVSNFTDVDDKLINASKETGQTVPEIADKFIAAYFEDTGALNVKKADVHPRVMDHMDDIIAFIETLIDKGHAYERDGDVYFKTRSYDGYGQLSKQSIDDLKVGARIQQGESKDDPLDFALWKHEKEDEISWDSPWGKGRPGWHIECSVMATKHLGKTMDIHAGGQDLTFPHHENEIAQSESCTDETFANYWMHNGYINIDNEKMSKSLGNFITVHDILKELDPNILRFFMLSVHYRGPINFNRELVDSAAAGLDRILTAYNTAVERREHAISTELDDKELDFVKENINTFEEAMDDDFNTANAITAWHELATRLNKYMRRDATNKDVLDAYINAYDAYSNVLGITLEQEELLLDERIEALIEEREAARKEKDFARADEIRDTLHEKGIILEDTKDGVKFRRG